Within Pangasianodon hypophthalmus isolate fPanHyp1 chromosome 11, fPanHyp1.pri, whole genome shotgun sequence, the genomic segment agagaaataaaaacatttctcaaCATAAAGAATTAGAATTATTTCTTTGCTCCAATACCTAGTGCTATTTGaaggaaaattaaaattaatttgacCTCAGTGATTGTAGAAGCTACATAATAAAGATAGATAAACTTTATCATGGTCAGATATTGATTTGTCTGTATGGGAGTTAAAGCATTAGACTCTAACATcagcaattaattaattaattatcctAAACACTAAAAATCGTCCATTATATGGACTGATAATAAGATTCACTGTTCAGCACAGAACTAATGCTGCATCCGACTTACCTCAGAATGATGTAATTTTCCAGCAACAAAATTGGGAAAAATATGGCTGCCTCTATGAAAagttgtgttttgttagcaacaagctaacaaGTTTAAgatgtatttactttctcaaaactGTAGGGTCAGTGTTTAACCAACTAGTGTGTCTGTGGTaattgatctaaagtaaatacgactattaacatttcatttaaagtaGCAGtaacagatattttatttagtattgaTGGTgcgagcagccatgttgacatgacatcgtgctgaacttggggttgaggagaccttcccAATTTTACGAGtgggaattccaagttgagggggtattttctttggtttttcttaGTGGAGGTCAAAAAGTCTGAGTCACAAGCATATTCAACTACAGCATTACTTTTACACAAGTTTGGATCgaagtgaaataaaaccatGACCATGAGGTGAAAGGTAGAACtgctttaattttctttttcgAACTTTACTAGAGTTAGAACTGATTTTCAGGCACAAAATGCATTCGCCATAGTAGACATGGTAAAATGTAGATACAGTCTGAGCTATGATGCTTCCTACACCATGTTTCACACCTCCAGTCAATTTTCTTTTCCATCAGTTTTATCTTCATCTTttatcttcatttaaaaaaattctttttggTCCCTAGGGCATTTCTCACCTACCATGCTGGCAGTAAGTGATAAGCATCTTCTGTTCTGAGAAATCCACCTGCTTGTGATTGCACTAAAAATCACATGCTTGCTCACATCACTGCAGTTTGATTTTCAGGAGTTAGATTGTTGGGAAAACTCAAATAAGTCGCCTTGCTCTCGTCTCTTACCACTTTTTTAACAGAATGTCCCCGAATGTTTTATGTCTGTTATACCACAACAACTTGTCAAcaattgttctttaataaattttatttattaaagaacaacacctcatatttttatccatttttagttatatttaatgttatggaatgtcatTGAAACAAGATATTTCCTGTTCTCAATTACaatatagctataaacagtcgttccctcaccagcctcacttttttctctctcttgaagttaataagacagaaaggtgcagcttgtcatgttactgagaaaccaaaaagcataaacttctctgtcctaaagatgttggaaaacctaaactgttacaaagcactcacactggagagtatttacaaaaatgttaaataaacctctccttacagaaaacttcaccctatcaacaattacacgttttttttaatccattcatgtggagcatccgctgtacgagtccctgtgaatgagcttttaCTGCAGAAATGATAACTATACagaatgaatacattaatataaacctgggatgtgttatagaaaattaataaacaccttctgaccaatcagaatccaggattcaaCAGCGCAGTGGTATAACATAAGCTAACTGAAAGCACCCCAGAACTTTGCACCAGAACTCTAATGTGCTTTCTGGAGCACCAGTAATCTGTTCTTCCTGCTCCTGAGGTTTTTCAGTGGTTAGcctcttgtggtgaaccctctgagGTCATGCTGATGTTTTCTTCTCTTTATGGTCGCCTTTGGCCCAGCTGGAGACTCTACATCCTGGAGAGCGTTTTTAATTCGTTCTGCAGATGGAATAATGGGGCTACCAGGTATAACAAGGCTAGGCAAGCTGAATTTAGCCGAGTCTGTCAGAAACGTTCTGTCTATAAATGGCTCCAAATCTTGTTCTCATAGACTGTAGGTTCTAGAAGATGCATTCTCGCttttcagaaaacaaaatgcGACAAGAATAAAGATTCTTTTGAGTATAGGAAAACCACTTCTGTCCTAGCACTTAGCTAGCTATAATTAGCTATGTTGCCTAGCTAATTGCCATAATTAGGTGAAAAATAATTTAGTACTGAAGCCTGGAACATGTAGGAgatcacagaaaacatcacgtATTAAAAAGCTTTGTTCTACGATCATACATTCATATGATTAACCTACcaaaagctttgttttttttttcagcttctttgcattttttggttttattagagtaacttcaagagacagaaaaagtgaggctggtgagggaactgctgtttatagctgctataacaaaagtgagaacatgaactaacttgtttcaaagaacattaaatgtaagtataaactGATCAAATGcatatcatattttatatataaaacgcAATCGTTgtcaaattactgtggtataagaggaataaaacatttcaggacatgctgttataggaaaataatcaaattaactTCACCCTTATTTTATCAGTAATAGCTTTTTAAACTTTACAAAGTATTttagaaagtatttttttttaatctttactaGATCATGTTTTGATCTTTACTAGATCACGATCGTGTTTTGTGTCAGTCACTTATTTCTGCATTTTGCTGCAAAATTTTAGTCCAATTTGTCAGTTTTACTTGTTGATGTCCATTTAAACTTTTATGCATGAGCTTTTTAGTAAGTCAGTCAGTTAGGGACTTTGACTTCCTGTGATGTATATTTTATCCTCACAATATAGATGTAAAATcctcaaaataaaataagaaactcTATGTTGCAAATTAACGACTGTCCACAAACTGTAGCATCTTTCCAGTTTCTTCCTGACTgcaatgtataatataatataatataatataatataatataatatgaagtTATAGAAATACCACGTAAATCTTTCAGGCGAATGAGTTATGCatgattttttaatcatttttaaatcatgtacAACTAttcaagacaaaacaaaagttaCAAACAGAATTGGCCTGCAGTTTGCATTCATttgaaaatgttacataaataaaattcatttataaatatctcttttttataaacatataaatagtttttttaaaacataaatacattttatgcaGAAATGAAGTACATGAATGTACAGCAGCAGCGACAATATACAGCTTCGCGCATTTTTTTTACACCGTCGTCCGCCATCTTGTGATGTCACTGATGATgcgtgaattttttttattttgatgattacattttttccccatagcgCTCAATCTTGGCAGCTTTCCGTACCGACAATCCggctctttttattttatttattttttaaggctTTTCCTCAAAAGGAGAAAGTCAACATTGTCCGAAACCTCATCGTCCTGGTGATACTCtgaaagagaacaaaaagacACAAGAATGATTATTGTTAAGGCATGTAAATATTGCGTAATGCATGCTGTCATTCACATTTTGCACGCATGATGTGTCTTGTGTGAGTCTTTATACAAATCTTTGTTTAAACACGCAgcgagcattaaaaaaaaaaacaagcccgTGCAATGATGTAATAATTGTTCACCTTCTACTCTTTCAGGTTTAGTGTTTTTAGGTGAGGGAAGCCGAGCATGTCCTGCTTGCTCTGTGCATTACAGACGAGTGACGAAGTCTTAGCAGAGCTGAGTTTTTACTTTTTGGTTGATAATATTACagataatattacatttagccTGTTTCATTTACATAGCTATATCAACTTTAAATTTTGAACTTTAAACAGTGAAACCTAAAAGTATCACGCTGTCTAGACACATCAGTTTATTTGGCATCGCCATCATTTAGCACTTTTAGTTTTATAACTGAATAAATGTATAAGAATTTCGTAAATGTGTACACTTAACAATGACTTAATGAAGAAATGATGGAGgtggaattaaaaaaagtaatataataatatataaaatattgataaaatgattcataataaaaatgcataataataaacaagggaaatgttttctgtatttaaaaaagaataaaattctTATTGATTTTCATTAACTGTTAGACTGTTAAAACAAATGTGcttaaaaagttaaatataaatttcTTAATGCTATTTTATTCCAAACTATTGTAAATGAGGAATTAGGTCAGTATGTTTCCTAAGATTGATCTCCACAGGATTTTATATTTACTGACAGAATCCTGACGTACCAGGAGAGGTTATTTGTGGACGGGTAATACACCGGTTGGCAGCCCATGCCGCTGATGGTGCCTATTCTGTCCATCTTGTGTCCGAAGCAGCCGCTCCTGGTGGTGCTTCCTCCTTTCTTAGTTCCTGATTTGTGCCTCCGAGGGCTGTTCTGGTCATTCACGAAGCGTGCCCACATGCCCTTGGCGCGAGTGTCCGTGCGAAGTTCCCTCAGCAGCCGCATCCTGCGTTCACCTGAAGCCAGAAAATCCGCCAGCTCTTCTCCAAGCAGAGCTTCCagagcctgaaacacacaaacacacaaacacacacatgcaacaaGGGGTTTTTATTACAGGGTACAGGTCCTAATCATGCTGCAGCAGGCAATGATGAGGCTGCAGATGATTTCATGATCATGATTAAAACAGAACTCAGAAGTGCTGCAGACTTCTCCAGCAGAGTCAGATATGTAAAAGTCCAAGTTGTGTAGTACAGTAAGAAATTGAACGACTGCAACACTATAGTGTTCACTGCACTGTAAAAACTGAATATTAGAATAAATTCTACACTAAGGATTAAAAAAGTGCTGACTGTGATTAAATGTTTTGAGCATCGCCTGCACAGATCCAGAGCATCTCTCAGCATCGCAGGTTCTTCACTTCTTGCTTTATGTCATTTCATCGGATATTACATGAAGTAATTATTACAGAATTAAAGCAAAGGATTGATGCGAAGGAGTCAGActgcaaaaaatgcaaaaaactgCACTGCAGGATTTTTGTCGTGCATCATCTAAACAAATTGGAGGACTGAAAAACTTGCGCTCGAATAATTTATAACTCTTTGGATGTAAGAAAATTGTCAGGATAATGAAACACTCACTGCGTCCCTTCtttattttccacttttttccactAACCTGAacttttctctaaaaaaaaaaacagaccccAAACCCAAAGTCTCACCTTGTGCTGGCTCGGTGTTGTGGGTCTTGCCTCCGTTCTCACCAACACAAGACTCATGATTAGTCCACAAACCACCAGCTGCACGATATTCATCCTGACTTATAATGAAGGAGCGAttctcagattaaaaaaaaaacaaatggaagaaaagatctctctctgttcctcaaTGAGCTCCAGCTCTACTCTAAACCCCCGTGCTGCTCTCCTCACAGTTTTATAGTCTAATGAGGGTGATGTCATTGCAACCTGCGTAATGCTCTCCCTCTCCTCCCTCCCTGCTTCCTTCCCTCcatctttccctccctctcctaTTCCTTCCTCAACACCATCATATCAATCACTCCACACTTTGACTGATCAAAGGCTGAGACTTGAGACGTAACCTGAATCAAGTGTTTCAATAAAGtgcattaagaaaaaaaaaaaaaaaactgagaatgGATTTCTGAACTCTGAAccatttattataataattccaATTCACTTCTTTAGTAGAATTTACTCCTACTGCTGaagaatttttaatataaaatcttGGACATTATGGGGAAAATGTTTAATACACAAGACTatacatgaacaaaaaaaagatttaatcaaGGAACGGACGCTCATTGTGTGATTTCCATCACATCCTTCACTTAATACATTCAggaattgtgtatttttttataactgacctttcttatattaaaaaacaGGATAGCTGATTGAATTTGTATAAGTGAATATCATAAAATTATACTCTTGTTTATGGCTTATGTATTTTCTTCTCCAAAAAACGGCATTGGgatgaaaatatgatttttatgattataAGGTTAATCATAAAAACACtttgtttgtaatattttgtcAGTTGTCCCCATAAAGATAGGAATAATctgacataaataaaaatatcagacaTTTTGACCTCCAGCACAAAGAAActgttttttccacaaaaactgcaaaaaaaggatagcaagacaaatgtgtgtgtgtgtgtgtgtgtgtgtgtgtgtgtttgggtttatGTGGCACACATTCTaaccactagggggcagtatGCCTACACATCATGTCCGTTGGGTCAGGTGTTCCTCTCAGGTGTTAACAGGCCACAGGTGAGAGGAACAAGGAGCATGATGGTAGAACCTTAGGGTTCTTATACGGAACCTAACAGATCAGAGTCATTAAAAAGAGCTGGAATGGTTATGGGTTATAACAGTACTTTCCAGACTCATACCTACTAGTTGAAATGGCTCTTTTGAGTGAGTCAGATCAATTGATTCAGCTCACCAATAGGTCTCGACTCTTTCAGCTCCCGAGCAGCTCATTTTGACCAGTAATTGTTCCTCTTTGCCATGACTGAAATCATTTCAGGAAATGTTAAATTTCCATGGAagcatttttattcaattatattGCAAGAGTAACAGCatttgtgggtttcctcttggttctccagtttcctcccatctccaaaaacatgccagtaggtggattgtctgaattgccccaggtgtgaatgagtatttgtgtgtttatgtgcatgagtgtgtgtgttgttccatGAGAAACTGGCATCCTGTCCAGAGTGTATTCTCACCtaatgcccagtgttcccgggatagactccggatccaccaccaccctgaccagaataatgcgcttactgaaagtgagtgagtgtgagtaaCGGCATTGCCTACATCTACAAAACAAAGGGAAAAACACAGCTCATATACGTGAGTCAGCTCTCAGCGCTCATCTAAACAAGTTGGTTCACAGAGCTGACTCGATCTTGAACGACACATGACTATATCAATTTAATTACACATAGATTGACCCtgttcaactaattatgtgactgcCAGGCTCCATAATGAGGCAAGAGAAAAGTATTCACCCTGTCATCAGGAGTCtaaatcccaatgatgccaaGTCCAAAAAAGCGTAAATTGTCCATGCTTTCAgtgtgggaggggcatactctctctccactgtcaatcacagcaatgcTAGCCAATCAATAGCATGTGTGAGCTCATAAAAGTGGAAGAGGACAGATAGTGGTTTCCTCTGTGTCTGTTACActgtgatgccctgtgatgcagcatgagcagcaatgCAAAAACTCTCAGTGGAAGCACATGTAAGCCTCACCCTCCCCGGCTGATTGCTGTTGCATAGCTGACTaggtgggtggaaattggccAGGATCaaatttgggagaaaatgggaggGAAATTATGTGATTTCCGATGGTAACTAGtttcaccagaactaatttaggggctgaatatttatattgtgaACATTTATCccaacttttcatttttatttgtaaataattttgcaaaccgTATTCACTTTTTTCTCACATTTCAATATTATGGTATATTTTGTGTGGATTCATGATATAAATTCCCAATTAAGTCCACATTGCAGTTCCAGGTTCTAACGCTACACAAGCTACTGTATTATGAGTTGGAATAGATGATCAATTTGACATTTTTGAGAGAAGTCATTAACTTTCCATGAGATttctcctgttaaaatggcctAGCTGTGCTTATTCGTATGAGCAACCTTGTTGCTCATGTTACTAAAATTTCCACAGTCAAATGTTGATATTTACGGCTTATAGAAAGCCGAGCATTGAGAACAGAAAGATTTGATGACACTGGACTTTGCTTGAAGGTTGGTTGGACTTTgcattttgtagttttattgGTTTTAATTTTGAATCTAAGGCACGCTTTCGAGCACAAAAATGAGAAAGGTTTGGAAAAATACATGGCTGAAAAAGGTAAAGGTGGAAATGTCTATTGTTTTTACAGATTTATCAGCTGAATTAATTACCAACATtcaaccagaaaaaaagaataaatcagAGAAAACACTGCTAAAGGTGTTTTATTGcatatggaaaaaataataaataaaaagaattgcAGCTAAAAAAGTTAAAGCAAAGGAAAAACAACATGACTGTTAAATATGCACAAACAAACTGCCTAAAGAAATGTTTCCATAGacaatttcacacattttagtgttaaaaATGCATTCACCTTCAAACAGAATAAGACAAACAGAATCAAAAGCAAGAAAGTGAGACTTGAAAcagatattttttgttgttattatcaAATCatcaaatgatgatgatgttgatgatgaagaTCAGATGTAATAGACACAGACAGCCtgatgaaagtgtgtgtaatgCCTCAGCCTCAGAATCTCAATCTGAGGTCTGTCTCAAAGTCCACTTGTACTTCTGATCGAATCAAAAGCCAAAGATAAAAGGACAACAACAGCACCCCTCCAGTGTGCAGCCGCTGCGTGTTCTCTGgagaagaaaagtaaaaaaaaaaaaaaaaaaaactgaactgaagAGGAGCTGAAGAAACTATTGGAAAAAATTTGGAAAGTTTGCTGCTGCCACTCCAAAGTTATCTGCCTGGCTTAAGGGAGTAAGTCAAGAGAAACCTTAATCAGCAAGAAAGATTAGAAAGGCACCAATCCCTCTCCAAACTTCTCTCCAAACTCCTCTtcggtttcctctgggttctccactTTCCTACCAGCTCCCAGAAACaggccagtaggtggattggcaactctaaggtgtgaatgtgtgtgataaaCTGGTGTTCCATCCAGGGCGCATTCCCACTTCACACACCAGCGTTCCTGGGATCGACTCCGGATCCATCACCaccctgaccgggataaagtgcttactgaagatgagtgaacatttatacattttcactTTGAGAAACACTCTTCCATGGATCTCAAagaggggtctgtgaagcacagctgggatttttgttatttttttaaaaattggaaaaacattttaaaccacaCCCTACCATTATCAAAATCAACTGAAAATTAATGGAATAAATACgtttcaaaaacaaaagaaaacatctggctcttaaaaaaattccaaagtATTGTACACGCTTAAATAATGtgcctgaataaataaattaaattaatctgCACTGAGGGGTCTATGAAGAAGCCATGTTTCATGAGTTCaatggataattaagggttcttggcTTCTAAAAATGGTTCTAATTTTTATAGGAACTCTTGAACCCTTCTCTCAGGGGGAACATTCAGAGGCAAAACACAGGAACTGTAAAGGATCTcaattttctaagagtgcactTTACTGATTATAAACAATGttgtgcataaatattcactcgccttgaacttttccatattttgtagtgttacaatccGAAACTGAAATGGGATTTTAtgccatgaatctacacaaataTAGTCTACACACGACAATATAGTTAAAaattactgaaatataaaaatattaaatttgtgaccacataagtattcaccttcTAAAATTCATTCTGGCTCATTTTCCACCAGAAGTGACATAATTAGTTAAATCcgcctgttcctggaagaacccagagtttgttagagaacatatctaaacaaacagcatgatGAAGACCAAGGCGCGATCAAAACAAGGccagttctggaaaagtatcaatcagggtttggttataaaaaattaaatccattattaaaaaatagaaagcaTACAGCACAACCAGGACTCTGCTTAAAACACACAAGAAGTTAAGGAAAACTTTCAATATTATGCtatcaccaccatgcttcacagtaggGTGATGTTTTCAGTGATGGCTTCTCACCAAGCATAGCACTTTGCtcaattttggtcaaatttgcagattttttgtgtaaatttatgatGTCAAATGGCAGTTAAGTCCATTTTAGTTCCagattgtaacactacaaaatgtagaaaagctCAAGtgggtgaatatttatgaacTAGCAATGACTTCCCCTTATTTTTAGAATACAATGTAATACAAAGTTtctatgttttgttttcagtccatgtctttattttagctttattaTCTATTTCAcgttcttttttctctcttcagtctGTTTCACAAGCtgagctagcaagctaactgcTTTTGTTCTGGCtaatctttctggaatgtagcGAACTGTATTAGAAGCCGGCACTGAGTGGCAGATCAGGATGATGGAAAGCACTGATGCTGAACGTAGCGTTGGTTCTCTTCCAAACAGAACTGCACTGATGGAAGGACTCTGACATGCATCGCTCTTTCAGTACGGGAAAAAAAGCTGTGGATTAGAGCCTGGGGTCTCGAAGACTACATGGAAATGAAGGAACGTGGGGGTAAATTAGCTCCAGCTTCACATGCTGATGGGTCCAAACACAAAGATGAAGATGGCACAAATTACGgagacaaaaaaactaaaaaaaaaaaaaaacaacacacacacacacacacaaaaaccccaGCAAACAGCACTTGGCACGTGAGGGGGTCGAATTATTCATCAGTAGGTTTTGTGAAAAGCTCTTGTTAATGCACAGTCCAGAGGAGATGTTCAGGGTTAATATAGAGCACGTTCTCCTGCACAGAATGAGACCTGACAGGTTGAAATGTGGTGTTGATCAGCGTGGGCATAAATGTGGGGTAAAAAACGTAATGATCACCAGGCAGCAGGAGCTTTGGCTCATACTGAATACACCGCCTGTGCTGAGCTGTCAGCCGGCCTCTTCAGCCATTCTCCAGCATTTTGCATCTAAAATGAGCACGACCgcttcagcacacacacaaagtgactATTTTCTGTATCATGGTGATCGAGAGGTCACACTCATCATTTATACAAGCAGATGTGAGGTAGATGTGAAGAGCAtaggtttttttctgtaatgtatGACgatacctcttcataaaatgaTTACGGAGTGTGCTGAAATGTGTGACCTTCGGAAAAACCCATTACCTTCAGATAGAATAAGATTCTCCACAATGCTTTTGACAGATTCATTTTTAAAGAGAATAATCATACGGGTCATGTAGTGTATTCTGTTATATGAGGGGAACACACTTCTGATTGTACATACGTAAGAATTGTCGCTTCTCCAGCTGAACGGTGCTGCGTAGGGTTTAGTCATTTAAATTTCATAATAGGAAAATGGGAACATTGTGTTATCTGATTTCTGGTTTGATGTGTCGtgtaaaatattatgtaatCTAAATTACATGAGGGAAATTGTGGCTCAGATGTTGGATTTTTCAACAAAGTCCTTCAAGAAAATCTTCAATTGCTCAATTATCAGTTATTCAGTTTCGGTTCCTGATATtgatgaattgaaatgaaaatgaatatatgTGCTTTGGTGTCACTGTGTTAAACAATGTTAGCCTCTTATGCAATCTGTCCACCAAAATTCAGTGAGTGGGTAAAGAGAGGCTTAGCCaaagaagcaaccaagaggccaagagtAATGCTCatcatgatgctaccaccactaTGCTTCACACTGTGCACATGATGTTCTCAGGGGGACAAGCAGTGTTGAGTCAAAAATGCTcaattttggttaaaaaaaatcccacctATATCAATATTATGGGATATTTTGTTTAGATTAATGACATAAAATCCAAGTGAAGTCCACTtaagttccaggttgtaacactacaaaatgtggaatatTTCAAGGAGTGTGAAAACTTATGCACACCAACGTAGCTAGAATAACTACCAAAGTTTGCCCATGTTTTTAGAATAGAAAGTAATACGAGGCTTCTATGTTTTGTTGTCAGTCGATGTGTTTATTTGCTGaattttttgaatttattatttatttcactattgcatgcagtctttttttctctcttcagtccATTCTGAGTACAAGCATGTTTTTTGTTACTAGTTTATACTGATGGCGATACAGTGAGTAACTTACtgagtattaatcaatcagggacatcattgaatttttttgtctggTTTTGTTTCCCCAGTTTAAATAGACTGGTTCTTTATAACGTTAGTGggatgattttaataaaaatgaagtgcattagatagctacattagttagctATGGATGGGTTACAATGGAGAAGAGAGGGTTTTGTTTTACTTCGGGAAAGcacttctgtacagctgtaagtaaTGTACCATTTTGTTTCCATTGTGTCAGAATCTCTCACTGTCAATGAGTTATAGCAGCCGATCATTAAGAACACAATGGAAcagaaaagcttttatttttactcacctAGTGTTGTCTGTAGGCGTTTTTCTCGGTCCAGATCACTGTCACTTCGTGTTGTCTGTTTGTTATCGTGACAACGTACACTAGGCTTACATAAACTTATTATTATCTGGTATTGGATGTTGGTATTGGCCATTTctatgagtaaatgagcatggcCTCGGACTGATACTCGATAGCAGAATCATTATTGGTGCTTCCCTACATGGATAAATGGATAACACACGTTCAGAGCTGTTTAGCGACTGGTGTACAAGCTGTGATGACAGAGACGAGTGTTTAGTGTTCTTCATGGAGCAACCTGAGACACTCAGACTGCTTTTCACAAACAAACATGAGGAACATGCTGTTTTGAAGAGACCAGACTGATTAAAGCTGAAGTTCACATTAACATTTATCGGAACCAACTGACGCATCTAAATCTGTCTGGTAAAACTCTTTTTATTTAGTGGATAAATAAAGGATATACATGAGACATTTCCAAATCTATAGAGCCTGATGTTTGGAGACTGTCACATTTTCCCCtcgacatttttttatttttttttattttaatatttaacaagcGAGTGAAACATTTGTCTGCCATGTTGTGAGTGT encodes:
- the nppc gene encoding C-type natriuretic peptide: MNIVQLVVCGLIMSLVLVRTEARPTTPSQHKALEALLGEELADFLASGERRMRLLRELRTDTRAKGMWARFVNDQNSPRRHKSGTKKGGSTTRSGCFGHKMDRIGTISGMGCQPVYYPSTNNLS